The following proteins come from a genomic window of Musa acuminata AAA Group cultivar baxijiao chromosome BXJ1-7, Cavendish_Baxijiao_AAA, whole genome shotgun sequence:
- the LOC135678289 gene encoding transmembrane 9 superfamily member 2-like isoform X2, giving the protein MDTMRAAFLCVLMLAPGFRVGADGRDHRYKEGDRVPLYANKVGPFHNPSETYRFYDLPFCSPDHVTEKKEALGEVLNGDRLVDAPYELNFREEKRSKSLCKKALSKKDVGKLRDAVSKDYYFQMYYDDLPLWGFLGRIKKDKTDSSKSKYLLFKHIHFEILYNGDHVIEINVQADPNLSVDITDDKEINVEFSYSVSWKKTEVPFEKRMEKYSKSSFLPHHLEIHWFSIVNSCVTVLLLTGFLATILMRVLKNDFNKYSHDEESIEDQEETGWKYLNGDVFRFPKNKSLFSSIIGSGTQLLALTIFIFLLALVGVFYPYNRGALFTALVVIYALTSGIAGYTATSFYMQLEGTNWVRNLLLTGCLFCGPLFLTFCFLNTVAIVYSATAALPFGTILVILLIWALVTSPLLVLGGIAGKNSQTEFHAPCRTTKYPREIPQLPWYRSAIPQMMMAGFLPFSAIYIELYYIFASVWGHKIYTIYSILFIVFIILIIVTAFITVALTYFQLAAEDHEWWWRSVLCGGSTGIFIFFYCVYYYQARSDMSGFMQTSFFFGYMTCICYGFFLMLGTVGFRASLLFVRHIYQSIK; this is encoded by the exons ATGGACACGATGAGGGCAGCGTTCTTGTGTGTTTTGATGCTGGCTCCTGGATTTAGGGTTGGAGCTGATGGGCGGGATCATAGATACAAGGAGGGGGATCGTGTTCCTCTTTATGCTAACAAGGTCGGACCTTTCCACAATCCGAG TGAGACCTATAGGTTCTATGATTTGCCATTCTGCTCACCAG ATCATGTGACTGAGAAAAAGGAAGCTCTAGGAGAAGTTCTAAATGGTGATCGTTTGGTTGATGCACCATATGAGTTGAATTTCCGTGAGGAGAAACGATCCAAGTCTCTTTGTAAGAAAGCTTTGTCAAAAAAAGATGTTGGAAAACTCAGAGATGCTGTCTCAAAGGATTACTACTTTCAGATGTACTATGATGATCTGCCTTTATGGGGATTCTTGGGCAGGATCAAGAAGGATAAGACTGACTCGAGCAAGTCCAAATACTTGCTCTTTAAACACATTCACTTTGAAATCCTTTATAATGGTGATCATGTGATAGAAATTAATGTCCAAGCAGACCCAAATTTGTCTGTGGACATCACGGATGATAAGGAAATCAACGTGGAGTTCTCTTATTCTGTATCATGGAAAAAAACTGAGGTTCCTTTTGAGAAAAGGATGGAGAAGTATTCAAAATCTTCATTCTTGCCTCATCACTTGGAGATCCACTGGTTCTCTATCGTTAACTCATGCGTAACAGTCCTCCTCCTGACTGGGTTCCTCGCCACTATTCTCATGCGCGTGCTCAAAAACGATTTCAACAA ATATTCTCATGACGAAGAAAGCATTGAAGATCAAGAGGAGACTGGATGGAAGTATCTTAATGGAGATGTTTTCCGGTTTCCAAAGAACAAATCTTTGTTTTCATCCATTATTGGATCTGGAACTCAGCTCCTTGCTCT TACGATATTCATCTTCCTCCTTGCACTTGTTGGAGTATTCTACCCGTACAATCGGGGAGCTCTATTCACTGCACTTGTTGTAATCTATGCTCTTACTTCTGGCATTGCTGGTTACACAGCAACATCCTTCTATATGCAGCTTGAAGGGACTAACTGG GTGAGGAATTTATTGTTGACTGGTTGCTTATTTTGTGGACCTCTGTTTTTGACCTTCTGCTTCCTAAACACTGTTGCTATAGTGTATAGTGCCACGGCAGCCTTGCCATTTGGTACTATTCTTGTGATTCTTCTTATATGGGCACTTGTGACCTCTCCTTTGCTAGTGTTGGGTGGTATTGCTGGTAAAAACAGCCAAACAGAGTTCCATGCTCCATGTCGCACCACAAAGTATCCAAGAGAAATACCTCAACTTCCATGGTATCGAAGCGCCATACCTCAGATGATGATGGCAGGGTTTCTTCCATTTAGTGCTATTTACATTGAACTTTACTATATATTCGCCAGCGTGTGGGGTCACAAAATTTATACAATATATAGCATCCTTTTCATCGTTTTTATCATCCTTATCATTGTCACAGCATTTATCACAGTGGCATTGACATACTTTCAGCTTGCTGCGGAGGATCATGAGTGGTGGTGGAG ATCTGTTCTTTGCGGAGGCTCCACTGGTATATTCATTTTTTTCTACTGCGTATACTACTATCAAGCAAGATCAGATATGTCGGGCTTCATGCAAACATCGTTTTTCTTTGGTTACATGACTTGCATCTGCTATGGATTCTTCCTCATGTTAGGAACTGTCGGCTTCCGTGCATCTTTACTCTTTGTGCGGCACATATATCAGTCGATCAAGT AA
- the LOC135678290 gene encoding uncharacterized protein LOC135678290, with protein MAGGAPHSSGGPTVSSSSSSSSSGLPPPPPPPKILLAKPAGPAAAQRLGREDDPSAVVHRSRNAAQPGSLNLFSESWEFHTDRILPFLTENSDFTVIGIIGPPGVGKSTIMNELYGFDGSSPGMLPPFATHSDETRAMAKHCTTAIELRVSAERLILLDAQPIFSPSILVDMMRPDGSSAISVLNGEALSADLAHELLGVQLGVFLASVCNVLLVVSEGIHEFNMWQLMLTVDLLKHGIPDPSLLTSAYTQRSNSGLDKENKGNDQATSEEFLAAPVFVHSKLQNKDLAPSKTLLVRKALLKFFGSSSFKVNNSRTSSLNKTAEDLDSEQPYLFLLPMKVQHNLRKPQFESYLSMIGKLRDEILSMNGHPFARNITEREWLRNSAKIWELVKKSPTIADYCRTLQGSGLFRK; from the exons ATGGCGGGCGGAGCGCCGCATTCCTCCGGGGGTCCTACagtttcctcttcctcctcctcgtcttcttcgggccttcctcctcctccgcctcctcccaaGATCCTCCTCGCCAAGCCAGCCGGTCCCGCGGCTGCTCAAAGGTTGGGCCGCGAGGACGACCCCTCCGCCGTCGTTCACCGGTCCCGTAACGCCGCCCAGCCCGGCTCCCTCAACCTATTCTCCGAATCCTGGGAGTTCCACACTGATCGGATCCTCCCG TTTTTGACCGAGAATTCCGATTTCACTGTGATTGGAATCATTGGTCCACCTGGAGTTGGCAAATCAACTATCATGAATGAACTTTATGGCTTTGACGGAAGCTCGCCAG GAATGCTACCACCTTTTGCTACACACTCTGATGAAACTAGGGCAATGGCGAAGCACTGTACCACGGCAATTGAATTAAGGGTTTCAGCTGAACGACTTATACTTCTTGATGCCCAG CCAATATTCAGCCCTTCTATATTAGTTGATATGATGAGGCCTGATGGTTCATCGGCCATTTCTGTTTTAAATGGAGAGGCATTATCAGCAGATTTAGCCCATGAATTACTTGGGGTTCAG CTTGGCGTGTTTCTAGCATCTGTTTGTAATGTTTTGTTGGTTGTCTCAGAAGGAATTCATGAATTCAACATGTGGCAGCTTATGCTTACG GTTGATTTATTAAAGCATGGGATACCGGACCCATCTTTACTGACATCTGCTTATACTCAACGTTCTAATTCTGGACTAGATAAGGAAAACAAAGGAAATGATCAGGCTACAAGTGAAGAATTCTTGGCTGCCCCTGTTTTTGTTCATTCTAA ACTACAAAATAAGGATTTAGCACCTTCCAAGACTTTGCTGGTGAGGAAGGCTTTGCTGAAATTCTTTGGTTCCTCCTCTTTCAAAGTCAACAACAGCAGAACTAGTTCCCTGAACAAAACGGCAGAGGATTTAGATTCTGAACAACCATACTTGTTTTTGCTCCCTATGAAAGTTCAACACAACTTACGAAAACCTCAGTTTGAAAGCTATCTTTCAATGATAGGGAAGCTACGAGATGAA ATATTGTCGATGAATGGTCATCCATTTGCAAGGAACATCACTGAGCGAGAATGGTTGCGTAACTCGGCTAAAATATGGGAATTAGTAAAGAAATCCCCAACAATTGCTGATTATTGCAGGACACTTCAGGGTTCAGGACTATTCAGGAAGTAG
- the LOC135678288 gene encoding uncharacterized protein LOC135678288, with amino-acid sequence MAKFNVIQKQRRASVQDRKRAVHGDPNTRKLKLRTPPVSVSGKRKRKLFKKWRREQKEAMEKGLVTMEDVEMAVAEGSSEGTSMKPKVKFHLKKGSKLKLKRSRGKGKSKRKSLKSPSAPVDSMVE; translated from the exons ATGGCGAAATTTAATGTGATCCAGAAGCAGCGGAGGGCGAGCGTCCAGGATCGGAAGCGGGCGGTGCATGGGGATCCCAACACCAGAAAGCTGAAGCTGCGAACTCCCCCCGTCTCCGTCTCCGGCAAGCGCAAGCGGAAGCTCTTCAAGAAATGGCGGAGG GAACAGAAGGAGGCGATGGAGAAGGGTTTGGTCACAATGGAGGACGTCGAGATGGCGGTGGCTGAGG GGTCTTCTGAGGGCACCAGCATGAAGCCTAAGGTGAAGTTTCATTTGAAGAAGGGTTCCAAGTTAAAACTCAAACGATCAAGAGGCAAAG GTAAAAGCAAACGAAAATCTCTCAAATCCCCGTCTGCACCGGTGGATTCTATGGTTGAATGA
- the LOC135678289 gene encoding transmembrane 9 superfamily member 2-like isoform X1, producing MDTMRAAFLCVLMLAPGFRVGADGRDHRYKEGDRVPLYANKVGPFHNPSETYRFYDLPFCSPDHVTEKKEALGEVLNGDRLVDAPYELNFREEKRSKSLCKKALSKKDVGKLRDAVSKDYYFQMYYDDLPLWGFLGRIKKDKTDSSKSKYLLFKHIHFEILYNGDHVIEINVQADPNLSVDITDDKEINVEFSYSVSWKKTEVPFEKRMEKYSKSSFLPHHLEIHWFSIVNSCVTVLLLTGFLATILMRVLKNDFNKYSHDEESIEDQEETGWKYLNGDVFRFPKNKSLFSSIIGSGTQLLALTIFIFLLALVGVFYPYNRGALFTALVVIYALTSGIAGYTATSFYMQLEGTNWVRNLLLTGCLFCGPLFLTFCFLNTVAIVYSATAALPFGTILVILLIWALVTSPLLVLGGIAGKNSQTEFHAPCRTTKYPREIPQLPWYRSAIPQMMMAGFLPFSAIYIELYYIFASVWGHKIYTIYSILFIVFIILIIVTAFITVALTYFQLAAEDHEWWWRSVLCGGSTGIFIFFYCVYYYQARSDMSGFMQTSFFFGYMTCICYGFFLMLGTVGFRASLLFVRHIYQSIKCE from the exons ATGGACACGATGAGGGCAGCGTTCTTGTGTGTTTTGATGCTGGCTCCTGGATTTAGGGTTGGAGCTGATGGGCGGGATCATAGATACAAGGAGGGGGATCGTGTTCCTCTTTATGCTAACAAGGTCGGACCTTTCCACAATCCGAG TGAGACCTATAGGTTCTATGATTTGCCATTCTGCTCACCAG ATCATGTGACTGAGAAAAAGGAAGCTCTAGGAGAAGTTCTAAATGGTGATCGTTTGGTTGATGCACCATATGAGTTGAATTTCCGTGAGGAGAAACGATCCAAGTCTCTTTGTAAGAAAGCTTTGTCAAAAAAAGATGTTGGAAAACTCAGAGATGCTGTCTCAAAGGATTACTACTTTCAGATGTACTATGATGATCTGCCTTTATGGGGATTCTTGGGCAGGATCAAGAAGGATAAGACTGACTCGAGCAAGTCCAAATACTTGCTCTTTAAACACATTCACTTTGAAATCCTTTATAATGGTGATCATGTGATAGAAATTAATGTCCAAGCAGACCCAAATTTGTCTGTGGACATCACGGATGATAAGGAAATCAACGTGGAGTTCTCTTATTCTGTATCATGGAAAAAAACTGAGGTTCCTTTTGAGAAAAGGATGGAGAAGTATTCAAAATCTTCATTCTTGCCTCATCACTTGGAGATCCACTGGTTCTCTATCGTTAACTCATGCGTAACAGTCCTCCTCCTGACTGGGTTCCTCGCCACTATTCTCATGCGCGTGCTCAAAAACGATTTCAACAA ATATTCTCATGACGAAGAAAGCATTGAAGATCAAGAGGAGACTGGATGGAAGTATCTTAATGGAGATGTTTTCCGGTTTCCAAAGAACAAATCTTTGTTTTCATCCATTATTGGATCTGGAACTCAGCTCCTTGCTCT TACGATATTCATCTTCCTCCTTGCACTTGTTGGAGTATTCTACCCGTACAATCGGGGAGCTCTATTCACTGCACTTGTTGTAATCTATGCTCTTACTTCTGGCATTGCTGGTTACACAGCAACATCCTTCTATATGCAGCTTGAAGGGACTAACTGG GTGAGGAATTTATTGTTGACTGGTTGCTTATTTTGTGGACCTCTGTTTTTGACCTTCTGCTTCCTAAACACTGTTGCTATAGTGTATAGTGCCACGGCAGCCTTGCCATTTGGTACTATTCTTGTGATTCTTCTTATATGGGCACTTGTGACCTCTCCTTTGCTAGTGTTGGGTGGTATTGCTGGTAAAAACAGCCAAACAGAGTTCCATGCTCCATGTCGCACCACAAAGTATCCAAGAGAAATACCTCAACTTCCATGGTATCGAAGCGCCATACCTCAGATGATGATGGCAGGGTTTCTTCCATTTAGTGCTATTTACATTGAACTTTACTATATATTCGCCAGCGTGTGGGGTCACAAAATTTATACAATATATAGCATCCTTTTCATCGTTTTTATCATCCTTATCATTGTCACAGCATTTATCACAGTGGCATTGACATACTTTCAGCTTGCTGCGGAGGATCATGAGTGGTGGTGGAG ATCTGTTCTTTGCGGAGGCTCCACTGGTATATTCATTTTTTTCTACTGCGTATACTACTATCAAGCAAGATCAGATATGTCGGGCTTCATGCAAACATCGTTTTTCTTTGGTTACATGACTTGCATCTGCTATGGATTCTTCCTCATGTTAGGAACTGTCGGCTTCCGTGCATCTTTACTCTTTGTGCGGCACATATATCAGTCGATCAAGTGTGAGTAG